The following coding sequences lie in one Chryseobacterium culicis genomic window:
- a CDS encoding polysaccharide ABC transporter ATP-binding protein produces the protein MLALKAENISKQYRLGQVGTGTLSHDLNRFWHKVRGKEDPYLKIGETNDRTTKGDSEYVWSLRDINFEIEKGDAVGIIGRNGAGKSTLLKLLSKVTKPTTGKIYTNGRIASLLEVGTGFHPEMTGRENVFLNGAILGMTRKEIKRKFDEIVAFSGVERYIDTPVKRYSSGMYVRLAFAVAAHLESEILIVDEVLAVGDAEFQKKCLGKMNDVTKGEGRTILFVSHNMAAVKQLCTSGILMKNGQVSHRGDINSVLENYIINELSPNIEFRYIEDISKKAQIQKVKVYNDKSVETTEFGHNEDINIDLSFINRSVNTGIRVNVAVLDKFENVIFITRKVFEEKNENNFTIKIEGGKLIPNTYVLSVAIDTPSVELYDIIKGGIQLNIIETGHENFLAGDTDNGIITPPVIWM, from the coding sequence ATGCTGGCTTTAAAAGCAGAAAACATATCAAAACAATACCGTCTGGGACAAGTCGGAACAGGAACTCTTTCTCATGATTTAAACAGATTCTGGCATAAAGTAAGAGGGAAGGAAGATCCTTATCTGAAAATTGGAGAAACCAACGACAGAACGACAAAAGGAGATTCTGAATACGTATGGTCTCTTCGTGATATTAATTTTGAAATTGAAAAAGGAGATGCTGTAGGAATCATTGGAAGAAATGGAGCCGGGAAATCCACATTGCTTAAATTATTGAGTAAAGTAACAAAACCCACTACAGGAAAAATATATACGAATGGAAGAATAGCTTCTTTATTAGAAGTAGGCACAGGCTTCCATCCGGAAATGACAGGAAGAGAAAACGTATTTTTAAATGGAGCCATTCTAGGAATGACCCGCAAAGAGATCAAACGAAAATTTGATGAAATTGTAGCCTTCTCCGGGGTTGAAAGATACATTGATACTCCTGTTAAAAGATATTCTTCCGGAATGTATGTTCGTCTGGCTTTTGCAGTTGCTGCTCATTTGGAATCTGAAATTCTTATTGTAGATGAAGTTCTGGCCGTTGGAGATGCCGAATTTCAGAAAAAATGCCTGGGAAAAATGAATGATGTAACCAAAGGGGAAGGAAGAACTATTCTTTTTGTAAGTCATAATATGGCAGCTGTCAAGCAACTTTGCACATCAGGTATATTAATGAAAAACGGGCAGGTATCCCATCGCGGAGACATCAATAGTGTGTTGGAAAATTATATTATCAATGAGCTGTCTCCTAATATTGAATTCAGGTACATTGAAGATATAAGCAAAAAAGCTCAGATTCAAAAAGTGAAAGTATACAATGATAAATCTGTAGAAACCACAGAATTTGGGCATAATGAAGACATCAACATAGATTTGAGTTTTATCAATAGAAGTGTAAATACAGGTATCAGGGTTAATGTTGCGGTTTTAGATAAATTTGAAAATGTAATCTTCATCACAAGAAAAGTATTTGAAGAAAAAAATGAGAACAATTTCACAATAAAGATTGAAGGTGGTAAATTAATACCTAATACTTATGTACTTTCAGTCGCTATAGATACTCCGTCAGTAGAATTGTACGATATCATAAAAGGAGGTATACAACTTAATATCATTGAAACAGGACATGAGAATTTCCTTGCCGGAGATACAGATAACGGAATTATCACTCCTCCTGTAATATGGATGTAA
- a CDS encoding ABC transporter permease has translation MNEPQQKWTETIDADHSLFDLKLKEVWRYKDLVYMFVKRDFVSSFKQTILGPIWFFINPILTTIVYLVIFGRIAKLPTDGAPPLLFYLAGVTLWNYFSASLLATSSTFTGNAGIFGKVYFPRLVTPLSIVISNLMRFGVQFLLFILAWAYYLNEGMVHPNIWVLATPVLILLMALFSLGLGMIFSALTTKYKDLTMLLGFGVSLYMYATPVIYPISSLSGIFKKLALYNPLTGIFECFKYAWLGVGDFSPLMLGMSSVIIIIIMAIGVVIFNKVEKTFMDTV, from the coding sequence ATGAATGAACCACAACAGAAGTGGACTGAAACGATTGATGCTGATCATTCGTTATTTGACTTGAAGCTAAAAGAAGTCTGGAGATACAAAGATCTTGTTTATATGTTTGTAAAAAGAGATTTCGTGTCCAGTTTTAAGCAGACTATTTTAGGACCGATCTGGTTTTTTATCAATCCCATCTTAACAACCATCGTATATCTGGTTATTTTTGGAAGAATCGCCAAATTACCTACAGATGGAGCTCCGCCGCTCCTTTTTTACCTGGCAGGTGTTACTCTCTGGAACTACTTTTCGGCATCATTACTGGCTACCTCCTCTACTTTTACAGGAAATGCAGGAATCTTCGGAAAAGTATATTTTCCAAGGCTCGTCACTCCATTATCCATTGTGATCTCTAATCTAATGAGGTTTGGGGTTCAGTTTCTTTTATTTATTCTTGCGTGGGCATATTACCTGAACGAAGGAATGGTTCATCCTAATATCTGGGTTCTGGCAACTCCTGTACTTATTTTACTGATGGCTCTTTTTTCTTTGGGGCTGGGCATGATTTTTTCTGCGCTTACAACAAAGTATAAAGATCTTACCATGTTGCTGGGCTTTGGGGTGAGTTTATATATGTATGCAACCCCTGTCATCTATCCTATTTCTTCTCTCAGCGGTATTTTCAAAAAACTTGCTTTATATAACCCTTTAACAGGGATCTTCGAATGTTTTAAATATGCATGGTTAGGTGTTGGTGACTTCTCTCCTCTTATGTTAGGCATGAGCTCTGTTATCATCATCATCATCATGGCAATAGGAGTTGTGATTTTCAATAAAGTTGAGAAAACTTTTATGGATACAGTGTAA
- the rfbA gene encoding glucose-1-phosphate thymidylyltransferase RfbA, protein MKGIILAGGSGTRLYPLTIAVSKQLMPVYDKPMIYYPLSTLLLAGIKDILIITTPHDQAGFIKLLGDGSQIGCNIEYVVQPSPDGLAQAFILGEQFIGNDPAALVLGDNIFYGSEMGTLLKNKTNPKGGVVFAYHVADPERYGVVEFDKDLKAVSIEEKPLNPKSNYAVPGLYFYDNNVVEIAKNIKPSARGELEITDINNVYLNNGKLEVAVLNRGTAWLDTGTFDSLHDASEFVSVIEKRQGFKIGCIEEIAFRNKFIDEDKLLETATKYGKSGYGEYLKQLIRK, encoded by the coding sequence ATGAAAGGAATAATATTAGCCGGAGGTTCCGGAACAAGACTTTACCCTCTAACAATCGCAGTAAGCAAGCAGCTGATGCCTGTTTACGACAAACCTATGATCTACTATCCTCTTTCCACATTACTTTTAGCAGGAATAAAGGATATTCTCATCATCACTACTCCACATGACCAGGCAGGTTTTATCAAACTTTTGGGCGACGGTTCCCAAATCGGCTGTAATATAGAATATGTTGTACAGCCTAGCCCGGACGGTTTAGCACAAGCTTTTATTCTGGGCGAACAGTTTATTGGTAATGATCCCGCTGCCCTGGTATTGGGTGATAATATTTTCTACGGCTCAGAAATGGGAACATTGCTTAAGAATAAAACCAACCCTAAGGGAGGTGTTGTTTTTGCTTACCACGTAGCAGACCCTGAAAGATATGGGGTAGTAGAATTTGACAAGGATCTGAAAGCCGTTTCTATTGAAGAAAAACCTTTAAATCCGAAATCAAACTACGCTGTTCCTGGTCTTTATTTTTACGACAACAATGTAGTGGAAATTGCTAAAAATATCAAACCTTCTGCAAGAGGGGAACTGGAAATCACAGATATCAACAATGTTTATTTAAACAATGGAAAGCTTGAAGTAGCTGTTCTAAACAGAGGAACTGCATGGCTGGATACAGGAACTTTTGATTCTCTTCATGACGCTTCAGAATTTGTAAGCGTAATTGAAAAAAGACAAGGGTTTAAAATCGGATGTATCGAAGAAATTGCCTTCAGAAACAAATTCATTGATGAAGACAAACTGCTGGAAACAGCTACCAAATATGGTAAAAGCGGATACGGTGAATATTTGAAACAACTTATCAGAAAATAA
- the rfbB gene encoding dTDP-glucose 4,6-dehydratase, which produces MKNIIITGGAGFIGSHVVREFVKNNPDTKIINLDALTYAGNLENLKDIEDEPNYVFEKADITKPEELRKVFEKYNPDAVVHLAAESHVDRSITDPMAFINTNVNGTANLLNLCKEFWTLNPDHTHGRFPDEKRNNLFYHISTDEVYGSLGETGFFLETTSYDPQSPYSASKAASDHLVRAYGNTYGMPFIVSNCSNNYGPNHFPEKLIPLCISNIINEKPLPIYGDGKYTRDWLFVIDHARAIHQIFKEAKTGETYNIGGFNEWQNIDLVKELIKQMDAKLERPEGYSEKLITFVKDRPGHDKRYAIDATKLNKDLGWKPSVTFEEGLGKTIDWYLENKEWLENVTSGDYQKYYEKQYS; this is translated from the coding sequence ATGAAAAACATTATCATTACAGGAGGTGCCGGATTTATCGGCTCCCATGTTGTAAGAGAATTTGTAAAAAACAATCCGGATACTAAGATCATCAATCTCGATGCTCTTACCTACGCCGGAAATCTGGAAAACTTAAAGGACATTGAAGATGAACCCAATTATGTTTTCGAAAAAGCGGATATTACAAAACCCGAAGAACTCAGAAAAGTTTTTGAAAAATACAACCCTGATGCTGTTGTACATTTAGCAGCAGAAAGCCACGTAGACAGAAGTATTACCGATCCAATGGCATTTATCAATACCAATGTAAACGGAACAGCTAATCTTCTTAATCTTTGTAAAGAGTTCTGGACATTAAATCCTGATCATACTCATGGCAGATTCCCCGATGAAAAAAGAAACAACCTTTTTTATCACATTTCTACAGATGAAGTATATGGAAGTTTAGGGGAAACAGGTTTCTTTTTAGAAACGACATCCTATGATCCTCAATCTCCATATTCCGCTTCAAAAGCTGCTTCAGACCATCTGGTAAGAGCGTATGGAAATACCTATGGAATGCCATTCATTGTGTCGAACTGTTCTAACAACTACGGCCCGAATCATTTCCCTGAAAAGCTGATTCCACTTTGTATTTCTAATATTATCAATGAAAAACCGCTTCCTATTTATGGGGATGGAAAGTACACCAGAGACTGGTTATTTGTCATTGACCACGCCAGAGCCATTCATCAGATTTTTAAAGAAGCTAAAACGGGTGAAACTTATAATATCGGAGGATTCAATGAGTGGCAGAATATTGATCTTGTAAAAGAGCTGATTAAACAAATGGATGCCAAACTGGAAAGACCGGAAGGCTATTCTGAAAAACTGATCACTTTTGTAAAAGACAGACCAGGCCATGATAAACGTTACGCCATTGATGCTACAAAATTAAATAAAGATTTAGGCTGGAAACCATCGGTAACTTTCGAAGAAGGTTTAGGAAAAACCATCGACTGGTATCTTGAAAACAAAGAATGGCTTGAAAATGTAACCAGCGGAGATTACCAAAAGTATTACGAAAAGCAATATTCGTAA
- a CDS encoding UDP-glucose dehydrogenase family protein has translation MNITIVGTGYVGLVTGTTLAELGNSVYCVDIDEKKVEGMKNGVVPIYEPNLEEMFLRNIQSERLFFTTNLKEALDKSEVIYLALPTPPGEDGSADLSYILQVANNIGDLMTEYKVIVNKSTVPVGTADRVRETISSKTDIPFDVVSNPEFLREGFAVEDSMNPSRVVVGASSERAKDIMSKIYQPFTNTGIPIIFMDEKSSELTKYAANSFLAVKITFMNEIANYCEKVGADVDKVRLGMGSDDRIGHRFLFPGIGYGGSCFPKDVKALIKSGKQEDFNFQILEATEKVNTTQKVILVSEIEKYFGGNIEGKKIAMWGLAFKANTDDIREASSLDNIALLLEKGAEIIAYDAVAESNVQKRLGNKIQYAKGMYDALENADALFIATEWPEFKNPNFELMAKKMKNKVIFDGRNMYPLEIPEQNGFHYKSIGRKTISK, from the coding sequence TTGAATATAACGATTGTAGGAACAGGTTATGTGGGATTAGTTACAGGAACTACTCTGGCAGAACTTGGCAATTCAGTATACTGTGTTGATATTGATGAAAAAAAAGTAGAAGGTATGAAAAACGGCGTTGTTCCCATCTATGAGCCGAACCTTGAAGAAATGTTTTTAAGAAACATCCAGTCTGAAAGATTATTTTTCACTACCAACCTTAAAGAAGCTTTAGACAAAAGCGAAGTAATATATCTTGCACTGCCAACCCCTCCGGGTGAAGACGGATCTGCAGATTTATCTTATATACTTCAGGTAGCTAATAATATTGGCGATCTGATGACTGAGTACAAAGTCATTGTAAATAAAAGTACTGTTCCTGTAGGAACCGCAGACAGGGTAAGAGAAACGATCTCTTCTAAAACAGACATTCCTTTTGATGTCGTTTCAAATCCTGAATTCTTAAGAGAAGGCTTTGCCGTTGAAGACTCCATGAACCCCTCAAGAGTCGTTGTAGGTGCCAGCTCAGAAAGAGCAAAAGATATCATGTCTAAAATATATCAGCCTTTCACCAATACCGGAATTCCTATTATTTTCATGGACGAGAAGTCTTCAGAACTTACCAAATATGCAGCAAATTCATTTTTAGCGGTAAAAATCACCTTTATGAATGAGATTGCCAACTATTGTGAAAAAGTAGGCGCTGATGTAGACAAGGTAAGACTGGGAATGGGTAGTGACGACAGAATTGGGCATAGATTCTTATTCCCGGGAATCGGATATGGCGGAAGCTGTTTCCCTAAAGATGTAAAAGCGCTTATAAAATCAGGAAAGCAGGAAGATTTTAATTTCCAGATTCTTGAAGCTACGGAAAAAGTAAATACAACCCAGAAAGTAATCTTAGTCTCTGAAATTGAAAAATATTTTGGTGGAAATATTGAAGGAAAGAAAATTGCCATGTGGGGACTCGCCTTCAAAGCAAACACGGATGACATCAGAGAAGCTTCGTCTTTAGACAATATCGCGCTTCTGCTGGAGAAAGGTGCAGAGATTATAGCGTATGATGCTGTAGCAGAAAGCAATGTTCAAAAACGTCTAGGCAATAAAATACAATATGCCAAAGGAATGTATGATGCACTGGAAAATGCAGATGCACTATTTATTGCTACAGAATGGCCTGAATTCAAAAATCCTAATTTTGAGCTTATGGCTAAAAAAATGAAAAACAAAGTCATTTTTGACGGTAGAAATATGTATCCCTTGGAAATCCCTGAACAAAATGGATTCCATTATAAAAGTATAGGAAGAAAGACCATCTCAAAATAA
- the rimP gene encoding ribosome assembly cofactor RimP, whose amino-acid sequence MEFRKRIEELLNEFLETRKDLFLIDLKISAGDDITVILDGDNGVSLQDCLDASRAIEFNMDREEHDFSLQVMSAGLSEPLSTPRQFGKNIGREIEVMLEDSSKIEGELSKVDDEKITLVLRYRKPKDIGKGKVDVEEEKEISYPEIKKALVVIKF is encoded by the coding sequence ATGGAGTTTAGAAAAAGAATTGAAGAATTATTAAATGAATTCCTTGAGACCAGAAAAGATCTGTTTCTTATTGATCTTAAAATTTCTGCAGGGGATGATATTACAGTGATTTTGGATGGTGATAACGGAGTTTCTTTGCAGGATTGTCTTGATGCAAGCCGTGCCATTGAATTTAATATGGATCGTGAAGAGCATGACTTTAGCCTTCAGGTGATGTCTGCAGGACTGAGCGAGCCATTATCCACACCAAGACAATTCGGTAAAAATATTGGAAGAGAAATTGAGGTAATGCTGGAAGATTCTTCTAAAATTGAAGGAGAATTGTCAAAAGTAGATGATGAGAAGATCACACTTGTTTTACGTTACCGCAAGCCGAAAGATATCGGAAAAGGAAAAGTAGATGTGGAGGAAGAGAAAGAGATTTCTTATCCTGAGATCAAAAAAGCATTAGTAGTAATTAAATTTTAA
- the nusA gene encoding transcription termination factor NusA, with protein MDNIALIESFGDFKDEKGISKIDLMAIIEDSLKTLLRKRFDSDDHFDVIVNPDKGDFQIFLNKTIVEDEMSEDDDLEIEISEAKKIDPTFEVGEDFTMEIPVAQLGRRNILTLKQILATKLQEHNNAMLYEQFRDKIGEIVVGEIHHIRHKHVILLDDEGNEFILPKENQIPSDFFKKGENIRAIVETVDFKGSKPQIIISRTAPKFLEKLLELEIPEIQDGTIMLKKVVRIPGEKAKIAVDAYDDRIDPVGACVGVKGSRIHGVVRELRNENIDVIQWSKNPEILVKRALGNVTINKIDINEEQNYALVYTPVEEISKVIGKQGQNIRLASWLSGYEIDVYRESSEDDDVELREFNDDIEQWILDEFKKVGLTTAKSVLDKETESLLNMVDLEEETIEEVKRILREEFED; from the coding sequence ATGGATAATATAGCGTTGATTGAATCCTTTGGTGATTTTAAAGACGAAAAGGGGATCAGTAAGATTGATCTTATGGCAATTATTGAAGATTCACTGAAGACTCTTTTAAGAAAGAGATTTGATTCAGATGATCATTTTGATGTGATTGTAAACCCGGATAAAGGAGATTTTCAGATATTTTTAAATAAAACAATTGTAGAGGACGAAATGTCTGAAGATGATGATTTGGAAATTGAAATTTCTGAAGCTAAGAAGATTGACCCTACCTTCGAAGTAGGTGAGGACTTTACAATGGAAATTCCTGTGGCGCAATTGGGAAGAAGAAATATTCTTACCCTTAAGCAGATTCTGGCTACAAAACTTCAGGAGCACAATAATGCAATGCTGTACGAACAGTTTAGAGATAAAATTGGGGAAATTGTTGTAGGGGAAATCCACCATATCCGTCACAAGCATGTGATTTTGCTGGATGATGAAGGAAATGAATTTATTTTACCAAAAGAAAACCAGATCCCATCCGATTTCTTTAAAAAGGGTGAGAATATCAGAGCTATTGTTGAGACAGTAGATTTTAAAGGTTCTAAACCACAGATTATTATTTCCAGAACTGCACCTAAATTCCTTGAGAAGTTATTAGAGCTGGAAATTCCTGAGATCCAGGACGGAACAATTATGCTGAAAAAGGTAGTAAGAATTCCTGGTGAAAAGGCGAAGATTGCAGTAGATGCTTATGATGACAGAATTGATCCGGTAGGAGCTTGTGTTGGGGTAAAAGGATCCAGAATTCATGGTGTTGTAAGAGAGTTGAGAAATGAAAACATCGATGTTATTCAGTGGTCTAAAAACCCTGAGATTTTGGTGAAGAGAGCATTAGGAAATGTTACCATCAATAAAATTGACATCAATGAGGAACAAAACTATGCACTAGTATATACTCCTGTTGAAGAGATTTCTAAAGTAATTGGAAAACAAGGGCAGAATATCAGACTGGCTTCTTGGTTGTCAGGATATGAGATTGATGTGTACAGAGAGTCCAGCGAGGATGATGATGTTGAATTGAGAGAATTTAACGACGATATCGAGCAGTGGATTTTGGATGAGTTTAAGAAAGTAGGACTTACAACTGCAAAATCAGTATTAGATAAAGAAACTGAGAGTCTTTTAAATATGGTAGACCTTGAAGAAGAAACAATCGAAGAGGTTAAACGTATTCTGAGAGAAGAATTTGAAGATTAA